DNA sequence from the Bombus huntii isolate Logan2020A chromosome 7, iyBomHunt1.1, whole genome shotgun sequence genome:
agggattactgtgatatcctgttgatgtttcttaaggcacttgattaggtgcgatacggtatcattccttatggtatactgtagataagtattttagaaaataacaagaataaatctaaattattcagaggttccagtttcggcttagacataaatacaggaccatttgcaaagaagaaagggtgcgtttctacagcctcgttatagtaaccatgaataccaatctctgaattactggttactaaacataaatatcctataaaattaaatatatttctttaatttttaatacatacatgagttagtagttctaaattatgaatcatcctacctgtgatattacacttttccttataatatcatcactcaagtgaacaacattaagatcatgtaaaccatgtcatcctatcttactgtgaagatacttagttatgttatctaacattataaaaatatcatcaaattcaagtccttttattcacatcacatggccacgacgatctggttcttcattatataatgttctaaaatttgtcgtatatataggatgtacaaaccgtgatatcaaggtatcagttcttccttcccaagggacagtttcattaaaattctgatagaattaaaaattaattattaatattctaacaatcatatatgttaaatacattatagtcaacgatatatacctgagcgaatgtaggggtgattccttgataattataaatgtcatcagcccacatcattgtgccacttctttgtactccagcctctagattaacagcctaaacaaacatacgaaattttatagaagctgtacaaaatatagtatatatgcgcaatattgaagcgttcaaggggatataaaggtaatgtacatcacatacacgtgtactctcatgcaacaaaatacaattagatttaatagtataagctcttttattcatcataatagattggaaatttaagtgtcttacgagggtgagtaaaaagttacccgctctgtcggtgtagaatttattttaagcaattgtcaaaaaagacatacatcattttttgacataatcactcgatttctgtatacactttgtccatttgccgaaggacctttgtattttctcattaaaaaatgttttgggctgagctgcgaaccacgaatgcatcgtcgtcttcaccttttcatcagctttttcggcatccatctcgcacaaactttttaaaatccaaatctgtcgtgcactattgcataagcagagccgtggctgatttgcaaatgatttgccacattatccagtgtcactcgtctattccatagagcataagttcatgagcacgttcaatgttgtcatcgtggatgtggacgggcgtccagctgttttttcataacactcgtgcgatcttctttgaacttttgtgcccattcaaacacacttcgtgacaaaacactttctccataatgtgcattaaatctttgataaatataggcatcaaacataacctccgaccacaagaaacgaatcacagcatcctgcactgttttcctgcaaatcaccattgcaaagcgccattactcgcgcaacggtcacaaacgaattgacgtaacacaaagaaacctgcgcagcagcactgaacagatattgacgtcatacgaagagtgcagatggatcaatacggtcgacagaagttttaactatctggagtgcggataaatttttactgagagtcgtataggaatctataatctgtaagtacacctttggctgaatggaaatttctcttacatatagtcaaaaatgctgaaactgtgtattgaattggaaagtgataaaaaataagtgaagtttcgaggttgcatgtgattgcatgagtacacaggacgtttttagcgaataaaaaataattttgaaagacacgagacttatcttgtattttatgcactctctgtgtccgaatttccagaagctctctatcttatgaagtgttttagattagccggaaaattttgtacgtacgtacaagaagtatacgatctaagtggaatattccattattctcttgatacaacagaaacgaaatttacagaacttctcagaaagttggtttattattaccaaatttatagaattaatatacgtttatcatctttacatacctaagtcgtggaggtttatcgtgcgtaaaaaattagtgtcgtttcaaagttacatttcgtacattttaagcctataatttgtaacgtacaaaacaatgtaaatttgagctgtttcttatctccacaataagaaaatccaactttacgttttttacacaatgatatttatggaacagtaatatcatattattgcatcgcttggagaatgaagtcaaggtacgatgtgaccctagtgtaaacgctgggatacccagctgtgccgcacttataagcataagacacaatacctattaaatacgaggttaattcatgttgtatcagcagtggtccgccgcggtcagcctgaaaggatcgttaaatttttaatcaaagatactgaaatatatcgatcgaattgtattgaaattatacttatatacagtaataatcttctattgatttgtgtattgaaatactccaatttataatgtacatgttatatgtattttgagcaaaactaagattagaaggaaattagattaaataccataacgaggtgtgagaagtgggcaaaactattaaattttgtttatctattatttttaatgtttaagacgtcgatttgatgttaattcgaatcgacgtgtcttcagataccgtatagtttgtagtaactctgtaacttaattaccgtacaagaatcctctccaccctgagcatgttcggcgcatattataccatcagtgatatcaggtgcattaggaaatttggaataagctattttgcattcggcgttcttaatcactggcatttgtacttccattaatgcattaggtcgtggtcgtcctacgaagaaaataagaaagatatttaagactggaactgtttaattttattataaaattgatatcacttactatatcttaacgCTCCTCATCCAgtaacaagggggttatagccgacgaagttgctctttcgtaggggctctttcgtacaaatgggatatacgtaccctgaaaaataaaaaaataaatgaaaatgcaggaaacgaatgaccaaaagtatgagaaagaattatacacgctttatgacacaatatatgtgtatagtaagaaatttcaggatatgatactttagtaatactcaatagcatatatatatatatatatgtcgggttgtCATTAGGATTTGAATCACGAAATGTTTCTtcatttgaattagccattgtttttacaaaacagagaatatatttacacgaataaacaaggttttacaaaatattatgaataatgaattttgtaaatgatatgattatttaacaaatgataaattaaattattaattatattaaagaataataagttttattGAACAATaaaaggaacgaataatatatcttacgaattactaatttaacgaataatgaaaattaacgattgataaatttacaaatattaaatttaatttacgctATAAACAATgatccggggttcaaacgaatccacggccaACGGGAAtactttaaacaatttttataacacaaaaatacgtttgctgaatcactcggtaaattactcgatgtatcactttccaaggcaaTCACACGAATGAAAATCTGATTaaagtctttttttttttttatacaactgcatttgtttgttatatactcgctggaaacatcgagaaggttccaatcgttgttgctaggcaatatctgtcaaaagtttgttgtatactctttggaaacatcgagaaagatccaaacgccgatactaggcaatttctgtcttcatcaagcaaaacgtttatcccgtgaccgtggctacgttcagcgaccagttgtcacctcgaacccactttcgcttttcacaaatgtcaaacaattacaaatggcaattacttaattacagttatgataaaatctagacTAAAGCATTaaaaggcttcctcaaaattgcataGGGAAGGCTCCAGTTTTcatttcatctccgacatatatatatatttgaggacttactcgaaaatggcacctcctccaccaatctaagaatggcaatattatgattgtgtatgttttctattccatccatatgtgcacaatgtgctgcggtcaaaacatgcctagccgatatcagggaacctccgcacttccatagtggtttgtctgggtttcggggattacgaaaacctaatgcagcgatccatggccaagcgcctaaaatgcaatagtcatagttgtgaatatacataattttttctcacataacgagtaacaacgattattacctattcgatattcgatcatacagcagacgataagtacatacgtacaaatactctgaaatagagatttgataaagacagaaattaaatttttattccagtggaatacaaattattaaataattctatataatttctatttgaactatactgaactataaagttcaaacgtgtaatttctgccctaacagtttttgatctctatccatattattactcctatatcaattttttatttcaagcaaaaagatactcttcctaacatgaagtaaaagaaagaaataattcaagttaataagtaaagttactaccgataaagtcatagcattattatttagtctaattgaaatgtacattgatgtgctgtttaatgcctttaaagtccattctttgcagtaaatggcttattattaatcggaaagaaagacataaaacgtaccaagttcagctggtttaccatcgaccaccctggtatgagagacgttgctaaaaccacagtatggtggtcgcaaagccttatacttatacacagtttttattaaaatttttctcttctctttgtttggatcgttcggacagcaaacgatcgtaacattgacctggtatctgcacactgatcgtctataaaaatcggtggctgtacggtactgtatctgccatatttcttgcagaggtttacattttctgtagtcaaggcacctgccttcttgattgtccggtgtggtacattctggatcaaacaattttaaaacatttatacagttcaaagatgcgtaagaaagcgacaccgattactcaactttcgaagtaaaaagccgatcaagtccaccggattgccctacagacacgtattaatccgtaagagtgagtcatcatgttgataataattatctaaagaaacttttcacgtgaaaatataaaattttaattgattagatattgtgttagccatacttaagaaagaaaatgaaaatgaatgaaatgaaagaaaaggactaccttcaacctcattttttaaataaacactttgtcagtttttcggtaaataaattcttaggaattcaggacagtttttagtgaatcattttgtttcgaccgttcgcggagagacgcgatcgcgagatagcacgtcaacgagagttgtaagttcccgttacgattaaataatcgacgccacgaactgatcgatccccttatttcgattatgataataagggtagttcaatgaaattccacagaattaacacaaataaattaatgtttatttcaacaacttattaactagaaaggtataaatggaacaaaaaaaatgtaactgcgttttggttgataagtaatgcgcgacataccacatgtgttgacggttcgacttctcgaaaagttctgaacgcctttcgatttttttcgttttttctggaaggcgacccccactacgttcggatcacgccacattcttttactgcgaggtaaaatacgggccgcgagtcgacgtttctggaagtcgccctgcttaatgaaccatgcgcttgccactacaatgtttgtttgccgggcagacgcgacgatccgtctgcgacattatagtgccgcgatcgatagttaagaatatgacctatggtaagccgcatggcgtaacattctccccccgttgagagggtaccgatcaaactagcgaggtgtggttgaagttcccatcttatttcgtctcggtggctagttgttcgggtttctcgagatcgggttgaattggcagtgggacaagccttttgacgccccgatccaaaatgctctttgccgtctgaactgtagctgtccggatgacactgtcacgaccggcatacttcaaatccgacggactgacgatagagataaagcactcggcgacaatgtatatcgctgaagtgcctaatgaaccatcaacatcccaacggtccttccaccgaaggttctagaagaaagagcacgtggcaacgatcgcggacgcctagcaaatgcatggacggtggggatgttgagggatgacaaaagaaagtaatcggatccgatcgaaagtaaaatcataagagtcagtcttagaaagtcacgcctagagttcggaagtagattgtaaagtgtattgatgttagaaaaaaaatagttttctttttttattttttacctcaaattcctttttttattttgttattttacgtgacactttgacgatcctgccaggatagtgaaaagtgtttgttcggaaaccaaaagacattcattatctacggaagatcgaattatttggGACTATGGTCATccgcaacaacaaagtaactatcacgaaccaagtgaagtaacaataaaagTTAAACTGAATTCCTTTGTACGTtaccgtgaaagaaaatttagcttcagtagccaagactcgtcttcgtctgaaaattataaatcagcgcaataatgtctaaggcaaacgaatctcaaacttcaacctcaactgacccaatgttgcgagcaatatgggacagtattcaaaaacagaacgagaacattgcccttttacgagaggaaatgttacgtttgtctatgcaaaatgacgaagagaacAGACACAGGGCAGCAGAAATCGAGAATCTCGGGAAAACCGTTGCAGCGCTACGGACTGGGTTCGGATCCCCTGCGACCGATGAATTTGCTTCCATTCTCACCGAAGACAATGAAAGTGCGTCGACAGCAATCAATCGTACCGTGAATATGGGAAAAGCACGCAAACTGTCAGGGTTAGCAGCTTCAGACACCCCACCTGTCCACCTCGACATCGAACAACCCGaggtggaagaaagaggctattttccgcccgctcctcccactctacgagctaaggatgcaatacgctacatcccaacgctcaacggagatgatgatgtaggagttgaagacttcatcaaagaagtgagaagtatgaaggatcgctgtatggagcaagatctattgctaaaagcaataaaagtggaaaaaatcgtggggaaagcagcccaaagtattcgcaacattcctattgagtgttacagtgatctgtacgacgcactgagaaataacttagcagcacaagtgacttcggatgagtaccaagaacaattacgagagttgagacagggacgcgaggaatcagtgcaaagttttaatattcggtttagaagaatactcaaccgtttgctgtacgcagtaaccaatgagtacccacaaccactaacacgtaaaattatgactgaagaaatcacgaagaagactgttcgtgtgtacctaaagggactcagacgcgacatagggcgaatactattaagcagtgaacccttgaatcttccggaagctgaaaaaaaggcagccgatgtagaacgctacttgcgagaagaacgacaacctaattggtcatgtaatcgcttaccttcggttagtaatcgccccgacaaccagcatatgcagatgaagtgcttcaagtgcggaaagctgggacacattgctaacaagtgtcaaaattttctaccaccGAGCCAGCGCGATCGACCACCCGCAAGGATTCAGGCAGTCCAGGAATGGgacgaaatacaagaaacaacatcgaaccaggagatggacgaaccgtacgagacatacgagtcaacatcgccacgggaagattactcgcaatacctttgtcaacccgaaccgaagagcgagtatttctggtcgacacaggagcagggataaacctggtgaaacgtaacaaaactgtcaacgcgatacaaatagggcctaaacaaaaattttctatgggacgagacaaatacgaaactaacgaatacgtaacgaaacgaatttttggacaaaatcacatttttcacatagtGCCGAATAATTTCCCTATTATCGAGGACGGAATCATTGGGCTACCATGTTTAGAGAAGTATAACTATTCAAtatccaatgacaaaatccgattaaacgacaaaaccattttatttcagaaaccaatacatttgactcctggagaaaacagagttcaaacaatctatttggaaggcaaaccaactaaagtatgttttatcaaCACTGGTG
Encoded proteins:
- the LOC126867684 gene encoding venom serine protease Bi-VSP-like gives rise to the protein MWRDPNVVGVAFQKKRKKSKGVQNFSRSRTVNTCGAWPWIAALGFRNPRNPDKPLWKCGGSLISARHVLTAAHCAHMDGIENIHNHNIAILRLVEEVPFSRYVYPICTKEPLRKSNFVGYNPLVTG
- the LOC126867679 gene encoding uncharacterized protein LOC126867679, which produces MSKANESQTSTSTDPMLRAIWDSIQKQNENIALLREEMLRLSMQNDEENRHRAAEIENLGKTVAALRTGFGSPATDEFASILTEDNESASTAINRTVNMGKARKLSGLAASDTPPVHLDIEQPEVEERGYFPPAPPTLRAKDAIRYIPTLNGDDDVGVEDFIKEVRSMKDRCMEQDLLLKAIKVEKIVGKAAQSIRNIPIECYSDLYDALRNNLAAQVTSDEYQEQLRELRQGREESVQSFNIRFRRILNRLLYAVTNEYPQPLTRKIMTEEITKKTVRVYLKGLRRDIGRILLSSEPLNLPEAEKKAADVERYLREERQPNWSCNRLPSVSNRPDNQHMQMKCFKCGKLGHIANKCQNFLPPSQRDRPPARIQAVQEWDEIQETTSNQEMDEPYETYESTSPREDYSQYLCQPEPKSEYFWSTQEQG